One stretch of Paenibacillus sp. AN1007 DNA includes these proteins:
- a CDS encoding tetratricopeptide repeat protein, translated as MSTSTNRKAIECLEHNEYDAALALFQEALNESRDVQSLNNLAWVYYHEEGDIEAALNLAKEAVELHPTSHFPYSLLGEMLVQKERWEEASAVLADSIAIEPSREAYNNLAAAKYHLGEWSEAADLFLKSASPSDYAMYSHIYCLIRLGKSNEAKHKLDAFSEQDEDFVGEVHAAELYLELQCFAEAVRWYEKSWNTYYKTPDWVCRYIYALVQTNAVEDALKIAEACINFKQEDIQEEQAEVCSEDWTESDKASYLIQLEKEKQQYAQIMNRISTGFVPPMKFTTSLSSRCYLFGCSRHNYPEYAG; from the coding sequence TTGAGTACCAGTACGAATCGAAAAGCAATTGAATGTCTTGAACATAACGAGTATGATGCAGCCTTGGCTCTGTTCCAGGAAGCGCTGAACGAATCCAGGGACGTGCAGTCTTTAAACAATCTGGCCTGGGTGTACTATCATGAAGAGGGAGATATAGAAGCGGCTCTGAATTTGGCTAAGGAAGCCGTGGAACTTCATCCAACCTCTCATTTTCCTTACAGCCTGTTAGGTGAAATGTTGGTTCAGAAGGAGAGGTGGGAAGAGGCTTCGGCTGTTTTGGCAGACTCCATCGCCATTGAGCCTTCTAGGGAAGCATACAACAACCTGGCTGCTGCCAAATACCATCTGGGAGAATGGAGCGAAGCCGCGGATTTGTTCCTGAAAAGTGCATCGCCTTCCGATTATGCAATGTACAGCCATATCTACTGTTTGATCAGGCTGGGAAAAAGCAATGAAGCCAAACATAAACTGGATGCTTTTTCAGAACAGGATGAAGATTTTGTTGGAGAAGTGCATGCTGCAGAACTGTACTTGGAGCTGCAGTGTTTTGCTGAAGCAGTTCGCTGGTATGAGAAATCATGGAACACCTATTATAAGACACCGGACTGGGTGTGCCGATATATTTACGCATTAGTGCAGACGAATGCAGTGGAAGATGCGCTCAAAATCGCAGAAGCATGTATTAATTTCAAACAAGAGGATATTCAAGAAGAACAAGCAGAGGTATGCAGTGAGGACTGGACAGAAAGTGACAAGGCATCATATTTGATTCAGTTGGAAAAGGAGAAGCAGCAGTATGCACAAATCATGAATAGGATTTCTACCGGTTTTGTTCCACCGATGAAATTTACGACATCTTTAAGCTCCAGATGTTACTTATTCGGCTGCTCCAGACATAACTATCCCGAATATGCAGGTTAA
- the dnaI gene encoding primosomal protein DnaI yields the protein MESLGGLLQQLNPSFREQSRRIMADLLEDPYVREFRAGHPELKDAQLMPDLSKLFQYAKDSKNCANCPGLDNCPNDFQGHFCKLEVENFNGKPEIIDIKAPCSKQIARQNEHIIKQRIRSFYVDERALSAGYNDVEIMGKDRMRAPAVNRVLRYISETKANGLSTQGLYLEGSFGTGKTFLMCYLLHELAVAGHTGVIIYMPDFVEDLKSMISEGQKLKETTDILKSCDLLIFDDIGAENLNPWVRDHVMGSILNYRMNRKPTFYTSNYNLEGLEKHLSFTNRDGEETNKGQRLMDRIRPFVDVIQVRGENQRGKR from the coding sequence ATGGAATCCTTGGGAGGACTGCTTCAGCAGCTGAACCCTTCCTTTCGTGAGCAGTCGCGGCGAATTATGGCGGATTTATTGGAGGACCCTTATGTGCGCGAGTTCCGTGCAGGTCATCCCGAACTGAAAGATGCACAGCTTATGCCCGATCTGAGCAAGCTGTTTCAGTACGCCAAAGATTCGAAGAACTGCGCGAATTGTCCGGGACTCGACAACTGTCCCAACGATTTTCAGGGTCATTTTTGCAAACTGGAAGTAGAGAACTTCAACGGTAAACCCGAAATTATAGATATTAAAGCACCCTGCTCCAAGCAGATCGCCAGGCAGAACGAGCATATTATCAAGCAGCGGATCCGCAGTTTCTATGTGGACGAGCGCGCCCTCAGTGCCGGATATAATGATGTGGAAATTATGGGTAAAGATCGCATGCGTGCGCCAGCGGTGAACCGGGTGCTGCGTTATATCAGCGAGACCAAAGCTAATGGGCTCTCCACGCAGGGCTTGTATCTGGAAGGTTCATTCGGAACAGGCAAAACATTTCTGATGTGTTATCTGCTGCATGAACTCGCCGTTGCGGGGCATACAGGTGTCATTATTTATATGCCTGATTTTGTGGAAGATTTGAAGTCCATGATTAGTGAAGGACAGAAGCTGAAGGAAACCACGGACATTCTCAAAAGCTGTGATCTGCTCATCTTTGACGATATCGGTGCAGAGAACCTGAACCCTTGGGTCCGGGATCATGTGATGGGTTCCATTCTTAACTACAGGATGAATCGGAAACCAACGTTTTATACTTCGAACTACAACCTGGAAGGGCTTGAGAAACATCTGAGCTTTACCAACCGGGATGGTGAGGAAACGAACAAAGGGCAGCGTCTGATGGATCGAATTCGCCCGTTTGTGGACGTTATTCAGGTGCGGGGCGAGAATCAGCGCGGCAAGCGTTAG
- a CDS encoding YqzM family protein, whose protein sequence is MDANIRMTDPREHVNEEPRNDFFDLIMGVVGMGGLMTVIFFGMVIFKFLTE, encoded by the coding sequence ATGGACGCTAATATTCGGATGACCGACCCGCGTGAACATGTGAACGAGGAGCCGCGCAACGACTTCTTCGATCTGATTATGGGCGTTGTCGGCATGGGCGGCCTGATGACTGTCATCTTCTTTGGAATGGTTATTTTCAAATTCCTGACCGAGTAG
- the trxA gene encoding thioredoxin — protein MAIVNVSDQSFNTEVEGEGTVLVDFWAPWCGPCKMLAPILEELSTEVGDSVKIAKVNVDENPESASRFGVMSIPTLIFFKDGQPVDKVVGLNSKEALKGIIEKHQ, from the coding sequence ATGGCTATTGTTAACGTATCCGATCAATCCTTTAACACGGAAGTCGAAGGAGAAGGAACGGTTCTGGTTGATTTCTGGGCGCCTTGGTGTGGTCCTTGCAAAATGCTCGCTCCAATCCTGGAAGAGCTGTCCACTGAAGTTGGCGATTCCGTAAAAATTGCTAAAGTGAATGTGGATGAGAATCCTGAATCTGCTTCCCGTTTCGGCGTAATGAGCATTCCAACATTGATCTTCTTCAAAGACGGTCAACCGGTGGATAAAGTGGTTGGTTTGAACTCCAAAGAAGCTCTCAAAGGAATCATCGAAAAACATCAATAA
- the uvrC gene encoding excinuclease ABC subunit UvrC — MDPYMQQLEAQEKALEQIRHKLALLPDMPGCYLMKNSEGTIIYVGKAKVLKNRVRSYFIGSHNGKTQRLVADIRDFEYIVTGSNMEALILECNLIKKHMPRYNVLLKDDKTFPYLKITNEKHPRLEVTRRVLKDKAKYFGPYPNSYAAHQTKKLLDRMYPLRKCGVMPKEVCLYYHMGQCLAPCVKDVGKEQYDEISQEIGSFLSGGHEEIKKDLQRKMQEAAEDLYFERAKELRDQVIAIDAIMEKQKITMADARDRDVFGFAIDKGWMCVQILYMRQGKMIERHVSTFPFYGEAYSDFMSFVTQYYSDNPALPQEILLPEMPKELMDDGDAVDLAGTDNANTTDHVQAAVTAESAQEEQQSKANPAAESASQVAEMRTAYETNPAADGNNGSADAGVTSNAKLPSEMEDPSQMAASLQEWLEIKVHIPQRGLKRQMITMALDNARVALEEKFRLIERNEERTSKASEGLGRWIGLEQLRRIEAFDNSNIQGTNPVSAMIVFTDGKPDKKEYRKYKVRSVEGPDDYETMREVIRRRYERVLKENLTQPDLIVVDGGKGQISAAVDVLENELGLYIPVCGLVKDAKHKTSQLMIGSPPEVIALPRDSQEFYLLQRIQEEVHRFAISFHREQRGKSMVTSRLDAIPGIGEKRRKLLLKHFGSLRKIKEASVEDFRPLSIGDKLANQIIAALRDEES; from the coding sequence ATGGACCCATATATGCAGCAGTTAGAAGCGCAGGAGAAGGCACTGGAGCAGATTCGCCACAAACTCGCACTGCTTCCCGACATGCCGGGCTGTTATCTGATGAAAAACAGTGAAGGCACCATTATTTACGTTGGTAAAGCCAAAGTGCTGAAGAACCGCGTGCGCTCTTATTTTATTGGAAGTCATAACGGAAAGACGCAGCGTTTGGTGGCGGATATCCGAGATTTTGAATACATCGTGACAGGCAGCAACATGGAAGCACTCATCCTGGAATGCAACCTGATCAAAAAACATATGCCGCGTTACAACGTACTGCTCAAAGATGATAAGACATTTCCGTATCTCAAAATAACGAATGAAAAGCATCCGCGGCTCGAAGTAACCCGTCGTGTGCTGAAAGATAAAGCGAAATACTTCGGACCTTATCCGAACTCGTATGCAGCACATCAAACGAAAAAACTGCTGGATCGCATGTATCCGCTCCGCAAATGCGGTGTGATGCCGAAGGAGGTCTGCCTGTATTATCACATGGGCCAGTGTCTTGCTCCTTGTGTGAAAGATGTAGGCAAAGAGCAGTATGACGAGATTTCGCAGGAGATCGGATCATTTCTAAGCGGCGGACATGAAGAGATTAAGAAGGACCTGCAGCGTAAAATGCAGGAAGCGGCCGAGGATCTGTATTTTGAACGGGCCAAAGAGCTTCGTGATCAGGTGATTGCAATTGATGCAATTATGGAAAAACAGAAAATTACGATGGCTGACGCCAGAGACCGCGACGTCTTCGGATTTGCAATCGATAAAGGCTGGATGTGTGTCCAGATTCTATATATGCGTCAGGGAAAAATGATTGAACGCCATGTGTCGACCTTCCCGTTTTACGGTGAGGCCTACAGTGACTTCATGTCCTTTGTTACACAGTATTACAGTGATAACCCGGCACTGCCGCAGGAAATTTTATTACCAGAAATGCCGAAAGAGCTGATGGATGACGGGGATGCGGTCGATCTGGCAGGTACTGATAACGCGAACACGACAGACCATGTTCAGGCTGCGGTAACGGCAGAGTCTGCGCAGGAGGAACAGCAGTCGAAAGCGAATCCAGCTGCCGAATCAGCATCACAGGTTGCCGAGATGCGTACAGCTTATGAAACGAATCCAGCTGCTGACGGTAACAATGGTTCAGCCGATGCGGGGGTAACGTCAAACGCCAAACTGCCATCCGAGATGGAGGACCCGTCCCAGATGGCCGCATCCCTGCAGGAGTGGCTGGAGATCAAAGTGCACATTCCGCAGCGCGGGTTGAAACGCCAGATGATTACGATGGCACTGGACAATGCGCGGGTGGCATTGGAGGAGAAGTTCCGTCTCATTGAACGTAATGAAGAACGGACATCCAAAGCATCCGAAGGATTGGGACGCTGGATCGGGCTGGAGCAGCTGCGCCGGATCGAAGCGTTTGATAACTCGAACATTCAGGGGACCAATCCGGTATCGGCCATGATTGTGTTTACCGACGGTAAACCAGACAAGAAGGAATACCGCAAATACAAAGTACGTTCTGTCGAAGGACCGGATGACTATGAAACGATGCGGGAAGTCATCCGCCGCCGTTATGAGCGCGTGCTTAAAGAAAACCTGACCCAGCCTGACCTGATCGTGGTCGATGGAGGGAAGGGACAGATTTCCGCTGCGGTAGATGTGCTTGAAAATGAGCTGGGGCTGTATATTCCGGTTTGTGGATTGGTGAAGGATGCCAAACACAAAACGTCACAGCTGATGATTGGCAGCCCGCCAGAAGTGATTGCGCTGCCGCGGGACAGTCAGGAGTTTTATCTGCTGCAGCGAATCCAGGAAGAAGTTCACCGGTTTGCCATCTCGTTTCACCGCGAGCAGCGCGGCAAATCAATGGTTACATCCCGGCTGGATGCCATCCCGGGCATTGGGGAGAAGCGGCGCAAGCTGCTGCTGAAGCATTTTGGCTCTTTACGCAAAATAAAAGAGGCCAGCGTCGAAGACTTCCGGCCTCTATCTATTGGGGATAAACTGGCAAATCAGATTATTGCAGCACTTCGTGATGAGGAGTCGTGA
- a CDS encoding type II CAAX endopeptidase family protein: protein MNPSEQPLQLKANFKRLGLLAVIGLILFFVFQIFPATSSQTTEISSSSFISKDDAIQSARSFAASVDDYTLPSNTSKPLVTYQTHSDIYGYMAKTKQLDTYNKTWEAAFPYDVYRVRLLDQDKGGYLNIDVHMKTGKVVAFKRVLPTSLYTALESRQEQGIERTSESLAEGHMPLNEKEELASGVLKQFGYDAAALQLETRDGEPGLKYMDTSKSIGSSKLELNFTFENGAVRSFDPGFSVPKSHTNYVKDQTKLANWLTYGGYAFLTFVLGVLALIYSILARANTSFKRGLVLALVYFAASMIGTLNMLPLFEAQGLSSFMLVFLMLIQTGITLVMSAMIYLSLVAGDGLWRKIGWNPWPRAKEPGYGKYVLHSMYTGYLWAFILLGVQSILFFILERSIGTWSTTSADQSTYNMTYAWIFPIMAWMAGIGEEAVYRLFGIRMMQKVVRNTFIACLVPTIIWALGHTLYPIYPVITRPIELTVIGLLFSLIMLRHGFIAVVFAHVIFDSLLMGLSLVFMGDALNIGAGIFWIVLPAIVGYAVYRFNPKQKEEPYVTTPHHEVLQ from the coding sequence ATGAATCCCTCAGAGCAGCCTTTACAGCTTAAGGCTAACTTCAAACGTTTGGGGTTGCTTGCGGTGATCGGCCTGATCTTATTTTTTGTCTTTCAGATCTTTCCTGCGACTTCATCCCAAACAACAGAAATTTCGTCATCATCCTTCATTAGCAAGGATGATGCGATCCAATCTGCACGTTCATTCGCAGCTTCTGTTGATGACTATACGCTCCCCAGCAATACCAGTAAACCCCTTGTAACTTATCAGACCCATTCCGATATTTACGGGTATATGGCGAAGACCAAACAGCTGGATACGTATAATAAAACATGGGAAGCAGCCTTTCCTTACGATGTATACCGCGTGCGTTTATTGGATCAGGATAAGGGCGGTTATTTAAACATTGACGTACATATGAAAACAGGAAAAGTCGTCGCTTTCAAACGTGTACTGCCAACCTCCTTGTACACAGCCCTTGAATCTCGACAAGAACAAGGGATTGAACGAACGTCAGAGTCACTTGCAGAAGGCCACATGCCTTTGAACGAGAAAGAAGAGCTGGCATCTGGCGTTTTAAAACAATTCGGCTATGATGCCGCAGCGCTTCAATTGGAAACACGAGATGGTGAGCCGGGTCTGAAGTATATGGATACGAGCAAATCGATAGGCAGCTCCAAACTTGAATTGAATTTTACATTTGAAAATGGGGCTGTCCGTTCATTCGATCCGGGCTTCTCTGTACCGAAATCACACACTAATTATGTTAAAGACCAGACCAAATTGGCCAACTGGTTAACCTACGGTGGCTACGCGTTTCTGACGTTTGTTCTCGGCGTGCTGGCGCTCATCTACAGCATCCTGGCTCGTGCGAACACATCGTTTAAACGCGGCCTGGTGCTGGCGCTGGTGTACTTCGCAGCTTCCATGATCGGTACACTGAACATGTTACCTCTCTTTGAGGCACAGGGACTCTCCAGTTTCATGCTGGTGTTTCTAATGCTCATTCAGACAGGCATTACCCTCGTGATGAGTGCCATGATCTATCTGTCACTTGTAGCAGGTGACGGGTTGTGGCGCAAAATCGGATGGAATCCATGGCCCCGTGCCAAAGAGCCGGGTTATGGCAAATATGTGCTGCACAGTATGTATACCGGTTACCTGTGGGCATTCATTCTACTGGGTGTGCAGTCGATTCTGTTCTTTATTCTGGAGCGCAGCATCGGCACATGGTCGACAACGTCAGCAGATCAATCAACGTATAACATGACCTATGCCTGGATCTTCCCGATCATGGCCTGGATGGCCGGTATTGGCGAGGAAGCGGTGTATCGACTGTTTGGTATTCGTATGATGCAAAAGGTCGTACGGAACACGTTTATCGCGTGCCTAGTTCCTACAATCATCTGGGCGCTCGGACACACGCTGTATCCGATCTATCCGGTCATTACACGCCCGATTGAGCTGACCGTCATCGGACTGCTGTTCAGCCTGATCATGCTTCGTCACGGCTTCATTGCCGTTGTTTTTGCACATGTGATCTTCGACAGCCTGCTGATGGGCCTCAGTCTGGTGTTCATGGGTGATGCACTGAACATTGGAGCCGGAATCTTCTGGATTGTGCTGCCGGCCATCGTAGGATATGCAGTGTATCGTTTCAATCCAAAACAAAAAGAAGAGCCGTATGTCACGACTCCTCATCACGAAGTGCTGCAATAA
- a CDS encoding TrkH family potassium uptake protein translates to MKANVQWMRLSPPRILVLGFAGIIMLGTLLLMLPASSRNGDSLAFIDAFFTATSAVCVTGLVVVDTGTYFSILGQVIIAILIQIGGLGFMTMSTLVAIAFKRKISLKERLILQEAMNQSTMEGIVRLIRKVVIYSLILEGICGTLFALRWSLDMPIGQAMYYGYWHAISMFNNAGFDMFGDFRSLTGYVYDPLVNFTAMFLIVSGGIGFVVLSDLVEYRQTKKLSLHSKVVLLMTALLIIFGALVIFVFEFSNPRTLGGLNWGGKLLGSFFQSVTPRTAGANTVDIAGLRQATQFFMIILMFIGASPGSTGGGIKTTTFLIMAGAVIAMMRGREDIVFFRYRLVQERIFKALTITLLALLFIITVTMILSTTEDSNFLMILFETTSAFGTVGLSLGLTLKLTTFGKLMICFTMFAGRLGPITLAYALGQKKGKDLYRYPEGKMIIG, encoded by the coding sequence GTGAAAGCAAATGTTCAATGGATGCGATTATCGCCGCCGCGTATTCTGGTATTGGGGTTTGCCGGCATTATTATGTTGGGAACACTGCTGTTAATGCTTCCAGCATCCAGCCGAAACGGCGATAGTCTGGCCTTTATCGATGCGTTCTTCACGGCAACGTCGGCTGTCTGCGTGACAGGGCTGGTTGTTGTGGATACAGGAACCTATTTTTCTATATTGGGTCAGGTGATCATTGCTATTTTGATACAGATCGGCGGTCTCGGCTTTATGACGATGTCTACGCTGGTTGCGATTGCATTCAAACGAAAAATATCGCTCAAGGAGCGGTTGATCTTACAGGAAGCCATGAATCAAAGTACGATGGAAGGCATCGTGCGTTTGATCCGCAAGGTTGTCATCTATTCGCTTATTCTGGAGGGGATCTGCGGTACGTTGTTTGCACTGCGCTGGTCATTAGATATGCCGATTGGGCAGGCGATGTACTATGGCTACTGGCATGCAATCTCCATGTTTAACAATGCCGGTTTTGATATGTTTGGTGATTTTCGCAGTCTGACCGGGTATGTCTATGATCCACTTGTCAATTTTACCGCGATGTTTCTGATCGTTTCCGGAGGGATCGGTTTTGTCGTGCTGTCTGATCTGGTGGAATACCGTCAAACGAAGAAGCTGTCGCTGCATTCCAAAGTGGTACTGCTGATGACAGCCTTGTTGATTATATTTGGAGCACTTGTCATCTTTGTATTTGAGTTCAGCAACCCGCGAACGCTGGGCGGTTTGAACTGGGGCGGTAAACTGCTCGGCTCGTTCTTCCAGTCTGTAACCCCGCGCACAGCCGGGGCAAACACGGTCGATATTGCCGGACTGCGGCAGGCCACGCAATTTTTCATGATTATTTTGATGTTTATCGGTGCATCTCCAGGTTCAACGGGAGGCGGCATCAAAACAACAACATTTTTAATTATGGCCGGAGCGGTCATCGCTATGATGCGTGGACGGGAGGATATCGTTTTTTTCCGGTATCGGCTTGTGCAGGAACGTATTTTCAAAGCGCTGACGATTACACTGCTGGCATTGCTATTCATAATAACAGTAACAATGATATTAAGCACAACTGAGGATAGTAACTTTTTAATGATTTTATTCGAAACGACTTCAGCCTTCGGTACGGTTGGTCTTTCATTAGGTCTGACGCTCAAGCTGACGACGTTTGGCAAGTTAATGATCTGTTTTACGATGTTTGCGGGTCGCCTCGGGCCGATCACATTGGCATATGCACTGGGGCAGAAAAAGGGTAAAGATTTGTACAGGTATCCGGAAGGCAAAATGATAATAGGTTAG
- a CDS encoding TrkA family potassium uptake protein yields the protein MKKQQFAVIGLGRFGSSLAQELMELGYEVLGIDKNEELVEDMSDLVTHAVVADATDEEVLRSLGIRNFDCGIVAIGDDIQTSILTAILLKELGVKTVVAKAISVLHGRALDKLGIDRVVYPERDMGIRVAHQLVTPNLLDYIELSNDYSIVEMKVPACLHNKTLSTLNARVRFNCSIVALQKEAGVIIAPTAMDSLQMGDIMVIIGNNNDIDRFEEEVISQES from the coding sequence ATGAAAAAACAGCAGTTTGCGGTAATCGGACTTGGGCGGTTCGGCTCCAGTCTGGCGCAGGAGTTAATGGAGTTAGGTTATGAGGTGCTTGGCATCGATAAAAATGAAGAGCTCGTCGAAGACATGAGTGACTTGGTCACTCATGCGGTCGTGGCGGACGCTACGGATGAGGAAGTGCTGCGCTCTCTGGGCATTCGTAATTTTGACTGCGGCATCGTTGCCATTGGTGACGATATTCAGACGAGTATCCTCACCGCCATCCTGCTCAAAGAGCTGGGGGTCAAGACGGTTGTGGCAAAAGCCATTTCGGTTCTTCACGGACGTGCACTCGATAAATTGGGCATTGACCGTGTCGTTTACCCTGAACGTGATATGGGGATTCGGGTTGCTCACCAATTGGTTACGCCAAACCTGCTGGATTACATCGAATTATCCAATGATTACAGCATTGTAGAGATGAAGGTGCCTGCATGTCTGCACAATAAAACGCTCTCGACTCTCAATGCACGGGTGCGCTTTAACTGCAGCATTGTCGCACTGCAAAAAGAAGCCGGGGTCATCATTGCCCCGACCGCGATGGATTCCCTGCAAATGGGGGATATTATGGTCATTATTGGTAATAATAATGACATTGACCGGTTTGAGGAAGAGGTCATCAGTCAGGAAAGCTGA
- a CDS encoding LysR family transcriptional regulator: protein MFEELNAFAAVVEQSSLNRASKLLNLSQPALSRKISKLEDELGVALFHRRGKRLELTSVGQLAYTFAVEQKQQQQKFLTMLSQYKDEEQSIITLGASLTTLQTTLPPLVNAFMEKHPHAELKLLTGKTHEIVSFVRDKKADVGIVASSISETGLNCVPLFDDHLELVVPLTHPLAGKEAGMEHLQDLPMITFSKGTWYRKLTDDLFQRCTVMPDIRMEIDSFEAIIRLLPTCKAAALLPKSYLRPQLLADNDLAAVHLPQLKQTRRTTCMIYGEKEDLSETSRQWIRETAAFFTAKAPLPSRRTTTP from the coding sequence ATGTTCGAAGAATTAAATGCATTTGCAGCGGTCGTAGAGCAATCCAGTCTGAACCGTGCGTCCAAATTACTGAATTTATCCCAACCGGCACTCTCCCGCAAAATCTCCAAACTGGAGGATGAGCTTGGGGTAGCCCTCTTTCACCGCCGCGGTAAACGGCTGGAATTAACGAGTGTAGGTCAGCTTGCTTATACTTTCGCCGTTGAACAAAAGCAGCAGCAGCAAAAATTTCTCACCATGCTGTCCCAATACAAGGATGAGGAACAGAGTATTATTACCCTGGGAGCCAGCCTGACGACACTTCAGACCACCCTGCCCCCGCTGGTTAATGCTTTTATGGAAAAGCATCCGCATGCTGAATTAAAGCTGTTAACAGGCAAAACACATGAGATAGTCTCTTTTGTACGTGACAAAAAAGCCGATGTGGGTATTGTTGCCTCGTCGATCAGTGAAACCGGACTCAACTGTGTACCGCTGTTTGACGATCACCTGGAGCTGGTCGTGCCGCTTACACATCCGCTGGCTGGCAAAGAAGCCGGCATGGAGCATCTTCAGGATCTGCCGATGATCACCTTCTCCAAAGGAACATGGTACCGCAAACTGACCGATGACCTCTTCCAGCGCTGTACCGTAATGCCCGATATTCGTATGGAGATTGATTCATTTGAAGCGATTATCCGTCTGCTGCCGACCTGTAAAGCTGCTGCCCTGCTTCCCAAATCCTATCTTCGTCCGCAGCTGCTGGCCGATAATGATCTCGCTGCTGTGCACTTACCCCAGCTAAAACAAACCCGAAGAACAACCTGCATGATCTATGGGGAAAAGGAAGACCTCAGCGAAACCTCCAGACAATGGATCAGGGAGACTGCTGCATTTTTTACAGCAAAGGCGCCATTGCCCTCACGTAGGACAACAACGCCTTGA
- a CDS encoding succinate dehydrogenase cytochrome b558 subunit: MKGFYSRKLHSLLGVIPLSLFFLEHLVTNFSAVEGGKEAFNGAVAFLNSLPLVIVLETFLIWLPLFYHGVYGLYIAYQAKPNVGRYGNERNWRYTLQRISGVITFVFVIWHVWETRVQVALGNVTHEELGGVIHNIVMNPVTFILYLISVVAASYHFANGLWSFLVSWGITVGPRAQRVSSYVCMSLFGIISIMFIASLFAFRNVDFQTATSMMDAVKSVLI; encoded by the coding sequence ATGAAAGGGTTTTACTCCAGAAAGCTGCACTCCTTGCTTGGCGTCATTCCGCTCAGTCTGTTTTTTCTAGAGCATCTGGTGACGAACTTCTCAGCAGTTGAAGGCGGCAAAGAAGCTTTTAACGGTGCGGTTGCCTTCTTGAACAGCCTGCCGCTCGTCATTGTTTTGGAAACGTTTCTGATCTGGCTGCCGCTGTTCTATCACGGTGTATATGGTCTGTACATTGCTTATCAGGCCAAGCCTAACGTGGGCCGTTACGGCAATGAGCGCAACTGGCGTTATACGCTGCAGCGGATCAGTGGTGTCATCACGTTTGTATTTGTGATCTGGCACGTGTGGGAGACGCGTGTACAAGTGGCTCTCGGCAATGTGACTCACGAAGAGTTAGGCGGTGTTATCCATAACATCGTGATGAATCCGGTAACATTTATTTTATATCTGATCAGTGTTGTGGCGGCATCCTATCACTTTGCCAATGGACTCTGGTCGTTCCTCGTTAGCTGGGGAATCACAGTCGGACCTCGAGCACAGCGCGTATCCTCGTATGTGTGCATGAGCTTGTTCGGTATTATTTCCATCATGTTCATCGCTTCGTTGTTTGCTTTCCGGAACGTTGATTTCCAGACAGCGACTTCAATGATGGATGCGGTAAAATCAGTGCTGATCTAA